One part of the Homo sapiens chromosome 19, GRCh38.p14 Primary Assembly genome encodes these proteins:
- the APBA3 gene encoding amyloid-beta A4 precursor protein-binding family A member 3 isoform X1, with amino-acid sequence MDFPTISRSPSGPPAMDLEGPRDILVPSEDLTPDSQWDPMPGGPGSLSRMELDESSLQELVQQFEALPGDLVGPSPGGAPCPLHIATGHGLASQEIADAHGLLSAEAGRDDLLGLLHCEECPPSQTGPEEPLEPAPRLLQPPEDPDEDSDSPEWVEGASAEQEGSRSSSSSPEPWLETVPLVTPEEPPAGAQSPETLASYPAPQEVPGPCDHEDLLDGVIFGARYLGSTQLVSERNPPTSTRMAQAREAMDRVKAPDGETQPMTEVDLFVSTKRIKVLTADSQEAMMDHALHTISYTADIGCVLVLMARRRLARRPAPQDHGRRLYKMLCHVFYAEDAQLIAQAIGQAFAAAYSQFLRESGIDPSQVGVHPSPGACHLHNGDLDHFSNSDNCREVHLEKRRGEGLGVALVESGWGSLLPTAVIANLLHGGPAERSGALSIGDRLTAINGTSLVGLPLAACQAAVRETKSQTSVTLSIVHCPPVTTAIIHRPHAREQLGFCVEDGIVRPRPLAPGWGGRAALSTAPEQPPPLSRPPLFSPRSAASSVVASPSVGASASATASLRSMGRVWWPRHTPASSSCSPRPMARCISRRCQLPHIASLQARSSPCTCDHLIPCLPLCLRLHGPGAPSWACPGWPGPQRFLVLYDFLI; translated from the exons ATGGACTTCCCCACAATTTCCCGATCCCCTTCGGGGCCTCCAGCCATGGACTTGGAGGGGCCCAGGGACATTCTTGTGCCTTCGGAGGACCTCACCCCTGACAGCCAGTGGGACCCTATGCCAGGAGGCCCCGGCAGCCTCAGTCGGATGGAACTTGATGAGTCAAGCCTTCAGGAGCTGGTGCAGCAGTTTGAAGCTCTGCCAGGCGATCTGGTGGGCCCATCCCCAGGTGGAGCCCCCTGTCCCCTACACATTGCCACAGGCCATGGCCTGGCCTCCCAGGAGATTGCTGATGCCCACGGGCTCCTGTCTGCCGAAGCTGGCCGGGATGACCTGCTGGGCCTCTTGCACTGCGAGGAATGCCCGCCTTCCCAGACTGGTCCTGAAGAGCCTCTAGAGCCTGCCCCCCGACTGTTGCAGCCCCCTGAGGACCCAGATGAGGATTCTGACTCCCCAGAATGGGTGGAGGGGGCCTCTGCTGAGCAGGAGGGCAGCAGGAGCTCAAGCAGTTCCCCGGAACCCTGGCTGGAGACGGTGCCTCTAGTCACACCTGAAGAGCCACCCGCTGGTGCCCAG AGCCCCGAGACCCTGGCTTCCTACCCTGCCCCCCAGGAGG TGCCTGGTCCCTGTGACCATGAAGACCTCCTGGACGGTGTCATATTTGGGGCCAGGTACCTGGGGTCCACCCAGCTGGTGTCGGAACGGAACCCGCCCACCAGCACGCGCATGGCCCAGGCCCGGGAGGCCATGGACCGCGTCAAG GCCCCCGATGGGGAGACCCAGCCCATGACGGAGGTGGACCTGTTCGTCTCCACCAAGAGGATCAAGGTCTTGACAGCGGACTCCCAG GAGGCCATGATGGACCACGCCCTGCATACCATCTCCTACACAGCCGACATCGGCTGCGTGCTGGTGCTGATGGCGCGGCGGCGGCTGGCACGGAGGCCGGCACCCCAGGACCACGGCCGCCGCCTCTACAAGATGCTCTGCCACGTATTCTACGCGGAGGAC GCCCAGCTCATCGCCCAGGCCATTGGCCAGGCCTTCGCCGCCGCCTACAGCCAGTTCCTACGGGAAAGCGGTATTGACCCCAGCCAGGTGGGCGTGCACCCGAGcccaggcgcctgccacctccaTAATGGGGACCTGGACCACTTCTCCAACAGTGACAACTGCCGGGAG GTGCACCTCGAGAAGCGGCGAGGGGAGGGCCTGGGCGTGGCCCTGGTGGAGTCGGGCTGGGGCTCCCTGCTGCCCACAGCCGTCATCGCCAACCTGCTGCACGGGGGGCCTGCTGAGCGCTCGGGGGCCCTCAGCATCGGGGACCGCCTGACCGCCATCAACGGGACCAGCCTGGTGGGGCTGCCCCTGGCTGCGTGCCAGGCCGCTGTCCGC GAGACGAAGTCGCAGACGTCGGTGACACTCAGCATCGTCCACTGCCCTCCCGTCACCACCGCCATCATCCACCGGCCCCACGCCCGCGAGCAGCTGGGCTTCTGCGTGGAGGACGGCATCGTGAGGCCCCGGCCCCTGGCCCCGGGGTGGGGGGGTAGGGCGGCCCTGAGCACGGCCCCTGAGCAGCCCCCACCTCTTTCCCGTCCCCCTCTTTTCTCCCCCAGATCTGCAGCCTCCTCCGTGGTGGCATCGCCGAGCGTGGGGGCATCCGCGTCGGCCACCGCATCATTGAGATCAATGGGCAGAGTGTGGTGGCCACGCCACACGCCCGCATCATCGAGCTGCTCACCGAGGCCTATGGCGAG GTGCATATCAAGACGATGCCAGCTGCCACATATCGCCTCCTTACAGGCCAGGAGCAGCCCGTGTACCTGTGACCACCTCATCCcttgcctgccactgtgccttcGCCTCCATGGCCCCGGAGCCCCATCCTGGGCCTGCCCTGGCTGGCCAGGACCCCAGCGGTTCTTGGTCCTGTATGATTTCCtaatataa
- the APBA3 gene encoding amyloid-beta A4 precursor protein-binding family A member 3 isoform X2: MAQAREAMDRVKAPDGETQPMTEVDLFVSTKRIKVLTADSQEAMMDHALHTISYTADIGCVLVLMARRRLARRPAPQDHGRRLYKMLCHVFYAEDAQLIAQAIGQAFAAAYSQFLRESGIDPSQVGVHPSPGACHLHNGDLDHFSNSDNCREVHLEKRRGEGLGVALVESGWGSLLPTAVIANLLHGGPAERSGALSIGDRLTAINGTSLVGLPLAACQAAVRETKSQTSVTLSIVHCPPVTTAIIHRPHAREQLGFCVEDGIVRPRPLAPGWGGRAALSTAPEQPPPLSRPPLFSPRSAASSVVASPSVGASASATASLRSMGRVWWPRHTPASSSCSPRPMARCISRRCQLPHIASLQARSSPCTCDHLIPCLPLCLRLHGPGAPSWACPGWPGPQRFLVLYDFLI, translated from the exons ATGGCCCAGGCCCGGGAGGCCATGGACCGCGTCAAG GCCCCCGATGGGGAGACCCAGCCCATGACGGAGGTGGACCTGTTCGTCTCCACCAAGAGGATCAAGGTCTTGACAGCGGACTCCCAG GAGGCCATGATGGACCACGCCCTGCATACCATCTCCTACACAGCCGACATCGGCTGCGTGCTGGTGCTGATGGCGCGGCGGCGGCTGGCACGGAGGCCGGCACCCCAGGACCACGGCCGCCGCCTCTACAAGATGCTCTGCCACGTATTCTACGCGGAGGAC GCCCAGCTCATCGCCCAGGCCATTGGCCAGGCCTTCGCCGCCGCCTACAGCCAGTTCCTACGGGAAAGCGGTATTGACCCCAGCCAGGTGGGCGTGCACCCGAGcccaggcgcctgccacctccaTAATGGGGACCTGGACCACTTCTCCAACAGTGACAACTGCCGGGAG GTGCACCTCGAGAAGCGGCGAGGGGAGGGCCTGGGCGTGGCCCTGGTGGAGTCGGGCTGGGGCTCCCTGCTGCCCACAGCCGTCATCGCCAACCTGCTGCACGGGGGGCCTGCTGAGCGCTCGGGGGCCCTCAGCATCGGGGACCGCCTGACCGCCATCAACGGGACCAGCCTGGTGGGGCTGCCCCTGGCTGCGTGCCAGGCCGCTGTCCGC GAGACGAAGTCGCAGACGTCGGTGACACTCAGCATCGTCCACTGCCCTCCCGTCACCACCGCCATCATCCACCGGCCCCACGCCCGCGAGCAGCTGGGCTTCTGCGTGGAGGACGGCATCGTGAGGCCCCGGCCCCTGGCCCCGGGGTGGGGGGGTAGGGCGGCCCTGAGCACGGCCCCTGAGCAGCCCCCACCTCTTTCCCGTCCCCCTCTTTTCTCCCCCAGATCTGCAGCCTCCTCCGTGGTGGCATCGCCGAGCGTGGGGGCATCCGCGTCGGCCACCGCATCATTGAGATCAATGGGCAGAGTGTGGTGGCCACGCCACACGCCCGCATCATCGAGCTGCTCACCGAGGCCTATGGCGAG GTGCATATCAAGACGATGCCAGCTGCCACATATCGCCTCCTTACAGGCCAGGAGCAGCCCGTGTACCTGTGACCACCTCATCCcttgcctgccactgtgccttcGCCTCCATGGCCCCGGAGCCCCATCCTGGGCCTGCCCTGGCTGGCCAGGACCCCAGCGGTTCTTGGTCCTGTATGATTTCCtaatataa
- the APBA3 gene encoding amyloid-beta A4 precursor protein-binding family A member 3, whose amino-acid sequence MDFPTISRSPSGPPAMDLEGPRDILVPSEDLTPDSQWDPMPGGPGSLSRMELDESSLQELVQQFEALPGDLVGPSPGGAPCPLHIATGHGLASQEIADAHGLLSAEAGRDDLLGLLHCEECPPSQTGPEEPLEPAPRLLQPPEDPDEDSDSPEWVEGASAEQEGSRSSSSSPEPWLETVPLVTPEEPPAGAQSPETLASYPAPQEVPGPCDHEDLLDGVIFGARYLGSTQLVSERNPPTSTRMAQAREAMDRVKAPDGETQPMTEVDLFVSTKRIKVLTADSQEAMMDHALHTISYTADIGCVLVLMARRRLARRPAPQDHGRRLYKMLCHVFYAEDAQLIAQAIGQAFAAAYSQFLRESGIDPSQVGVHPSPGACHLHNGDLDHFSNSDNCREVHLEKRRGEGLGVALVESGWGSLLPTAVIANLLHGGPAERSGALSIGDRLTAINGTSLVGLPLAACQAAVRETKSQTSVTLSIVHCPPVTTAIIHRPHAREQLGFCVEDGIICSLLRGGIAERGGIRVGHRIIEINGQSVVATPHARIIELLTEAYGEVHIKTMPAATYRLLTGQEQPVYL is encoded by the exons ATGGACTTCCCCACAATTTCCCGATCCCCTTCGGGGCCTCCAGCCATGGACTTGGAGGGGCCCAGGGACATTCTTGTGCCTTCGGAGGACCTCACCCCTGACAGCCAGTGGGACCCTATGCCAGGAGGCCCCGGCAGCCTCAGTCGGATGGAACTTGATGAGTCAAGCCTTCAGGAGCTGGTGCAGCAGTTTGAAGCTCTGCCAGGCGATCTGGTGGGCCCATCCCCAGGTGGAGCCCCCTGTCCCCTACACATTGCCACAGGCCATGGCCTGGCCTCCCAGGAGATTGCTGATGCCCACGGGCTCCTGTCTGCCGAAGCTGGCCGGGATGACCTGCTGGGCCTCTTGCACTGCGAGGAATGCCCGCCTTCCCAGACTGGTCCTGAAGAGCCTCTAGAGCCTGCCCCCCGACTGTTGCAGCCCCCTGAGGACCCAGATGAGGATTCTGACTCCCCAGAATGGGTGGAGGGGGCCTCTGCTGAGCAGGAGGGCAGCAGGAGCTCAAGCAGTTCCCCGGAACCCTGGCTGGAGACGGTGCCTCTAGTCACACCTGAAGAGCCACCCGCTGGTGCCCAG AGCCCCGAGACCCTGGCTTCCTACCCTGCCCCCCAGGAGG TGCCTGGTCCCTGTGACCATGAAGACCTCCTGGACGGTGTCATATTTGGGGCCAGGTACCTGGGGTCCACCCAGCTGGTGTCGGAACGGAACCCGCCCACCAGCACGCGCATGGCCCAGGCCCGGGAGGCCATGGACCGCGTCAAG GCCCCCGATGGGGAGACCCAGCCCATGACGGAGGTGGACCTGTTCGTCTCCACCAAGAGGATCAAGGTCTTGACAGCGGACTCCCAG GAGGCCATGATGGACCACGCCCTGCATACCATCTCCTACACAGCCGACATCGGCTGCGTGCTGGTGCTGATGGCGCGGCGGCGGCTGGCACGGAGGCCGGCACCCCAGGACCACGGCCGCCGCCTCTACAAGATGCTCTGCCACGTATTCTACGCGGAGGAC GCCCAGCTCATCGCCCAGGCCATTGGCCAGGCCTTCGCCGCCGCCTACAGCCAGTTCCTACGGGAAAGCGGTATTGACCCCAGCCAGGTGGGCGTGCACCCGAGcccaggcgcctgccacctccaTAATGGGGACCTGGACCACTTCTCCAACAGTGACAACTGCCGGGAG GTGCACCTCGAGAAGCGGCGAGGGGAGGGCCTGGGCGTGGCCCTGGTGGAGTCGGGCTGGGGCTCCCTGCTGCCCACAGCCGTCATCGCCAACCTGCTGCACGGGGGGCCTGCTGAGCGCTCGGGGGCCCTCAGCATCGGGGACCGCCTGACCGCCATCAACGGGACCAGCCTGGTGGGGCTGCCCCTGGCTGCGTGCCAGGCCGCTGTCCGC GAGACGAAGTCGCAGACGTCGGTGACACTCAGCATCGTCCACTGCCCTCCCGTCACCACCGCCATCATCCACCGGCCCCACGCCCGCGAGCAGCTGGGCTTCTGCGTGGAGGACGGCATC ATCTGCAGCCTCCTCCGTGGTGGCATCGCCGAGCGTGGGGGCATCCGCGTCGGCCACCGCATCATTGAGATCAATGGGCAGAGTGTGGTGGCCACGCCACACGCCCGCATCATCGAGCTGCTCACCGAGGCCTATGGCGAG GTGCATATCAAGACGATGCCAGCTGCCACATATCGCCTCCTTACAGGCCAGGAGCAGCCCGTGTACCTGTGA